One Methylosarcina fibrata AML-C10 DNA segment encodes these proteins:
- a CDS encoding DUF2383 domain-containing protein yields MHHLDKVEKLLKNELAAAETYHQALEKFEEEGQRNEVSYLEPIYEEHTQAVSELQEKIQQMGGSPTTDSGLWGSWSETVMSGAGMIGKDAMLNALLAGEKSGLDDYEEAMQDTDIPSDVSSLIQTKFVNCQQENIRVLNRLLQS; encoded by the coding sequence ATGCACCACCTTGACAAAGTTGAGAAATTACTCAAAAACGAATTGGCGGCGGCCGAGACCTATCATCAGGCATTGGAAAAGTTCGAAGAAGAGGGACAACGCAACGAAGTGTCCTATCTGGAACCCATTTATGAGGAACACACTCAGGCCGTCTCCGAATTACAGGAAAAAATTCAGCAGATGGGCGGCTCGCCCACCACCGACTCCGGCCTGTGGGGCTCGTGGTCCGAAACGGTCATGAGCGGCGCCGGAATGATAGGCAAGGATGCCATGCTGAACGCCCTGCTGGCCGGAGAAAAAAGCGGCCTGGACGATTATGAGGAAGCGATGCAGGACACCGACATTCCTTCCGACGTCAGTTCGCTGATTCAGACGAAATTCGTGAATTGTCAGCAAGAGAATATCCGCGTACTCAACCGGCTGCTCCAGAGCTAG
- a CDS encoding DUF883 family protein, with the protein METTRKGTTGETVERVKTGAHDTVETVRAGAHEAVERVAEASTRAAEALNEKTEQLTEAQERLREQIREYVRENPVTSLGIALGSGFILSRLMSHR; encoded by the coding sequence ATGGAAACCACAAGAAAAGGCACTACAGGCGAAACTGTAGAACGCGTGAAAACCGGTGCGCACGATACGGTGGAAACCGTCAGAGCCGGTGCGCACGAAGCGGTGGAAAGAGTCGCCGAAGCCTCGACCAGAGCCGCGGAAGCGCTCAACGAGAAAACCGAACAACTTACCGAAGCTCAAGAGCGGCTGAGAGAACAGATACGCGAATACGTGCGCGAAAATCCTGTGACTTCATTAGGCATAGCCCTGGGCAGCGGTTTTATTCTGAGCCGTTTGATGAGCCATCGCTGA
- the plsY gene encoding glycerol-3-phosphate 1-O-acyltransferase PlsY, translating into MIEWVFFPAAYLIGSVSSAIIICRMMGLPDPREQGSGNPGATNVMRIGGKKAAGITLLGDLLKGLIPVYAAQLLQAPAELLAATGLAAFLGHLYPVFFGFKGGKGVATSIGVLLGFSWLLGLAFVATWLLVYKLGKISSLSALVASALSPLYAWFIIGNSVLVAATGVMTIILLWRHKSNIQRLMAGAEQEIKS; encoded by the coding sequence ATGATTGAATGGGTGTTTTTTCCGGCGGCCTATCTGATAGGCTCGGTTTCCAGCGCTATTATTATCTGCCGCATGATGGGCCTGCCCGACCCGCGCGAGCAGGGTTCGGGCAATCCGGGCGCGACCAACGTGATGCGCATCGGCGGCAAGAAGGCCGCGGGCATTACCTTGCTGGGCGATTTGTTGAAGGGACTGATTCCGGTCTATGCCGCCCAGTTGCTCCAAGCGCCGGCGGAACTTCTGGCGGCCACCGGGCTGGCGGCCTTCCTCGGCCATCTCTACCCGGTTTTTTTCGGATTCAAAGGAGGCAAGGGCGTCGCGACCTCGATCGGCGTTCTGCTCGGCTTTTCCTGGTTGTTGGGCCTCGCGTTCGTCGCCACCTGGCTGCTGGTCTACAAACTCGGCAAGATCTCGTCCCTTTCGGCGCTCGTCGCCTCCGCTCTATCGCCGCTGTACGCCTGGTTCATTATCGGCAATTCCGTGCTCGTCGCCGCCACCGGCGTCATGACGATCATCCTGCTCTGGCGCCATAAAAGCAATATTCAGCGCTTGATGGCCGGTGCGGAGCAGGAAATAAAATCTTGA
- a CDS encoding BON domain-containing protein, which translates to MKSLKHYSALFLALAFISLSGCATDNGRTDRSGTGETAGAYLDDSVVTTKVKTALFNEPGLDSGEITVETYKGVVQLSGFVESQSDIDRAVEVARKVEGVKSVKNDMRLKTKY; encoded by the coding sequence ATGAAATCACTTAAACATTATTCAGCATTATTTCTGGCGTTGGCCTTCATTTCCTTGTCCGGCTGCGCGACCGACAACGGCCGCACGGATCGAAGCGGAACGGGAGAAACCGCCGGCGCCTATCTTGACGACAGCGTGGTCACCACCAAGGTGAAAACCGCCCTGTTTAATGAACCTGGCCTGGATTCCGGAGAAATCACCGTGGAAACCTATAAAGGCGTGGTGCAGTTGAGCGGTTTCGTGGAATCTCAAAGCGACATCGATCGCGCGGTTGAGGTGGCCAGGAAAGTCGAAGGCGTCAAATCGGTAAAAAACGATATGAGGCTTAAAACCAAGTATTGA
- a CDS encoding septal ring lytic transglycosylase RlpA family protein yields MNTFPGTVKFCRGCGQAALVLTLALFGCSEKEPDTTAKTKKESKATYKEVGEASWYGPGFHGRKTASGEIYDQHDMTAAHPTLPLGTDVEVTNLENKKKVEVEITDRGPYVKDRAIDLSKAAAKKLGMKEEGVSEVKIETTEPIKKKSTAGKSKKKQTAKTQTKSAKKNQAVKKKKKTASGTSDATK; encoded by the coding sequence ATGAACACTTTTCCCGGAACCGTAAAATTTTGCCGCGGCTGCGGGCAAGCCGCGCTGGTCTTGACTCTGGCGTTGTTCGGATGTTCTGAAAAAGAACCGGACACAACCGCCAAAACCAAGAAAGAAAGCAAGGCGACCTACAAGGAAGTCGGCGAGGCCTCCTGGTACGGACCCGGATTTCACGGGCGCAAGACGGCCAGCGGCGAGATCTACGATCAGCACGACATGACCGCAGCCCATCCCACTTTGCCGCTGGGAACCGACGTCGAAGTGACCAATCTCGAAAACAAGAAGAAGGTCGAGGTCGAAATCACCGATCGAGGACCTTATGTAAAGGATCGTGCTATCGATCTGTCGAAAGCCGCCGCGAAAAAGCTCGGTATGAAAGAAGAAGGGGTCAGCGAAGTCAAGATCGAGACGACCGAACCGATAAAGAAAAAAAGCACGGCCGGCAAGAGCAAGAAAAAACAGACCGCTAAAACGCAAACAAAATCCGCAAAGAAGAATCAGGCAGTCAAGAAAAAGAAAAAAACTGCTTCCGGCACATCCGACGCGACAAAATAA
- a CDS encoding ferritin-like domain-containing protein, which yields MSNPHPLTDVQTLRAQARQHLADGAVTAGYSADAQTVIGLLNEALATELVCVLRYRRHYFMAKGIQSKGIAQEFLVHANEEQEHADQIAARIVQLGGEPDFSPDTLTSRSHAEYVEGRTLDDMIREDLVAERIAIDSYREMVGYLGDRDPTTRNLLEGILAVEEEHADELAELLQGRSAEAGM from the coding sequence ATGTCTAATCCACATCCATTAACCGACGTTCAAACCTTGCGTGCGCAAGCTCGCCAGCATCTGGCCGACGGCGCGGTAACGGCCGGGTATTCGGCCGACGCACAGACCGTCATCGGACTGCTCAATGAAGCATTGGCGACGGAGCTGGTCTGCGTGCTGCGCTACCGGCGCCACTATTTCATGGCCAAAGGCATTCAATCGAAAGGCATCGCCCAAGAGTTTCTCGTGCACGCGAACGAGGAACAGGAACATGCCGATCAGATTGCCGCGCGCATCGTCCAGTTGGGCGGCGAGCCCGACTTTTCGCCCGACACACTGACCAGCCGAAGCCATGCGGAATACGTCGAAGGCCGTACGCTGGACGACATGATCAGGGAGGATCTGGTGGCGGAACGGATTGCCATCGACAGTTATCGGGAAATGGTCGGGTATCTGGGCGACCGGGACCCGACCACCCGCAACCTGCTGGAAGGGATTTTGGCGGTCGAGGAAGAGCATGCCGACGAGCTGGCCGAGCTCTTGCAGGGAAGATCGGCGGAGGCAGGGATGTGA
- a CDS encoding BON domain-containing protein: protein MPQRLSLLILALAAGLMLAAGPAGAAGGTAGSPAENTGRNVRDKGDATLTPSDQDQDESDVKITAAIRKAVTDDDSLSVNAHNIKIITRNGLVTLRGPVDSAKEKAAVQAIAQKTSGVTRVDNQLEVATP, encoded by the coding sequence ATGCCTCAACGATTGTCATTACTAATCCTGGCCCTGGCTGCCGGATTGATGCTGGCGGCGGGGCCGGCCGGAGCCGCAGGCGGCACGGCGGGCAGTCCTGCGGAAAATACCGGACGCAACGTGCGCGACAAGGGCGATGCGACGCTAACTCCGTCAGATCAGGATCAAGACGAGAGCGATGTAAAAATCACGGCAGCCATCCGCAAAGCGGTTACCGACGACGATTCCTTGTCGGTCAATGCGCACAACATAAAGATCATCACCCGTAACGGCCTGGTCACGTTGCGCGGACCGGTCGACAGCGCAAAGGAAAAAGCCGCTGTGCAAGCCATTGCTCAGAAAACGTCGGGCGTCACTCGGGTGGATAATCAACTCGAAGTCGCGACGCCCTAA
- a CDS encoding PQQ-dependent sugar dehydrogenase has translation MGRILLTASIGACSGLPGAKLERISLPPGFSIRLYQNDVPGARTLAFGDQGTLFVGAYEEGKIYAIPARRDGTGKVLVIAEQLQSPYGIAFKDGALYVAERSRIVRFDDIENRLDHPPKPAVFYDLGLKYARQGLRVLHFGPDGKLYVSIGVPELDRYSVILRIDLGGSAEVYAHGIRNSAGYDWHPETHELWFIDNGRDLLGRDAPPGMHFGYPYCLAGELADPVSGLGRPCSGFTRPTQRLGPAALGMRFYTGCQFPSAYRNRIFIAEHGSWNRSPKLGYRISMVTLSGNDAVHYEPFAEGWLQGSTAWGRPVDVAVAPDGSLLVSDDKQGAVYRISYDDGR, from the coding sequence ATGGGCAGGATTCTCTTGACCGCTTCGATCGGCGCCTGTTCCGGGCTGCCCGGAGCGAAGCTGGAGCGGATTTCGCTCCCGCCGGGCTTTTCGATCCGCCTGTATCAGAACGACGTGCCCGGTGCCCGGACGCTGGCGTTCGGAGACCAGGGCACGTTGTTCGTCGGTGCCTACGAAGAAGGGAAAATCTACGCCATTCCCGCAAGACGGGACGGTACAGGCAAGGTGCTGGTGATTGCCGAACAGTTGCAAAGCCCATACGGCATCGCCTTCAAGGACGGCGCTTTGTATGTGGCCGAACGCAGCCGCATCGTGCGCTTCGACGATATAGAAAATCGTCTGGACCACCCGCCGAAGCCCGCCGTCTTTTACGACCTCGGCCTCAAATACGCCCGCCAAGGCTTGCGCGTCCTCCATTTCGGACCCGACGGCAAGCTGTACGTATCGATCGGCGTGCCCGAGCTGGATCGCTACAGCGTCATTCTTCGCATTGACCTGGGCGGCAGCGCGGAAGTGTACGCGCACGGCATCCGCAATTCGGCCGGCTACGACTGGCATCCCGAAACGCACGAGCTGTGGTTCATCGATAACGGACGCGATCTCCTAGGCCGCGATGCGCCGCCGGGCATGCATTTCGGCTACCCCTATTGCCTTGCGGGAGAACTGGCCGATCCGGTGTCCGGCCTTGGAAGGCCCTGTTCCGGGTTCACGAGGCCCACCCAGCGGTTGGGTCCCGCCGCCCTGGGCATGCGGTTTTATACCGGCTGCCAGTTTCCGTCTGCGTACCGGAACCGTATTTTTATCGCCGAGCACGGCTCCTGGAACCGCAGTCCCAAGCTGGGTTACCGAATCAGCATGGTGACGCTGAGCGGCAACGACGCCGTGCACTATGAACCGTTCGCGGAAGGCTGGCTGCAGGGAAGCACGGCATGGGGACGGCCGGTGGACGTCGCCGTTGCGCCGGACGGATCCTTGCTGGTCTCCGACGACAAGCAGGGCGCGGTTTACCGAATCAGCTATGACGACGGCCGCTGA